The region AATCACAAGCTGTATGAAAGAGCCAccatttttgagctgtaaggattttaagcttaataagagagacctagaggtgtgatcCGCCCTGTGGCTGAGCCGCTATGTCACAAGCTGCAgtggggagcaaaaggctggaactgaatAAAACTGCACCATGCTACGGTTAGAACTGAAAAAGCCGGGGGACGGACATGGATGGTTGCTATCCATAGCTGAAATtgtgaaaacccacaaaacacaCCTAGGCACACTGTGAGACGTCTCTTGACTGTGGCGGGGTGTGAATCAGCATGAATACCGCAGGGACCCATGGGCTGGGCGTCCCCTGACCCCAGGTGGGGTGCTATGGCCTGGCTGAATCTGGTCagggtgactcagaagccagagaggccagaggccgcTCCTAATGCCCTTTTacagtgagagaaaaaaagaaaagagaagaaatggaaaaaaagataaagaatctgagggaccctgggtccCCAGTTGAATGCACCGCACAGAGTTTGCAGTGCTAGAGCTGGATGACTGACCCCGGGTCAGTCCAAACACAATTTTAGTGAAGGGAAGCAACCATAGCAGAATGGGGGAGACTCACCAATCAAAGCCTGGAAGCCGGTGGTGGGAGTAGGACGAAAACCTGGTTCAGGAGCCTCTCACAGCACCAATGAAATGGATTTGCAGCTGCCCGGCAGGCAGGGGGCAGCAGGTCCGGAGAGCAGAGGGGGCAGTGCGTCCATGAGCAGCCAGTGCCGGGAACAGGGCCGCACCACgcagcaggtctccaaaggtggctggtctcCTGGGCATCCATAAGCAGCTAGCCATGTGGGCAGCAGGTGggcaaggggcagacagataGTCATACCATGCAGATGGGTTTGCTGCAAGCTGCCGGGTCCTGAAAGCAGCCAGTCTGGAGCAGGGACAGCGCACGAGACCACGCGGCAGATCAGCGGCCAGCGGGCAAAAGAGACGGATAAACGTACCATACAGAATAAAGTTAAACATTTATTAGGTggattatggaggggaaggaaaaaggggataagggggagagggggaagagagggagagagagagaaagttagcAGCCTCTCcgggagaggggacaggaagaggaagagtggggCTCTAAGGCTGCAAGATGGAAaagaatgggcgtggcttgtctgttaaagagacagaacaatcattataGTCATTCTCTTTGGGGTATGAAGTTTGGGGACTGTTAGTAATATATAGCTGTTTCCTCATGTTAAAAGCCTGTATCCTTCCTGCTACAAGATGTCCAAAAGTGACTTGAGTACCCCAGTGTCTGTACAAAAGAACCTGGTATACAGAAACAATAAACAGCAGTTCTATTGTCATGGGAGAATAAAACGAACTCTTAGCTCCTAAAACACCAGAAGTGTGAAGATCCTGATCACTCTTTGGGTATGTGAACTTTGTGGAGGCTTATTTCTCAGCCAATGAGCTTAACGTTCTAACGGAACATTTTTGCAAGTCCCGCTTACAGCTCTAGCATAtcttttccttcctgctttgtACCCTCCCACCTGAGAAAGTAGTTCCTGTTTACTCTGTTCTCCCTGGTTCACCCTCTCCAGTTCACTCCGCCCACTCTGCCCTCTCTGCTGTCTCCACCCTCTCCGCTGTCTCCGCCCTCTCCACCATCTCTCTGAGCACTTAGAAATCTTCCTAGGAGGGAGGTCCTactttcctctctcccagcatgcaATGTTTCAACCGCATAAACCTGTACAGATCTAAGAAGTGAACTGCCGAACTGCCGTCCTGTGACTCGCAGGAGTTATCTTCACTTAGGTTAGCTTCTTGCTGGTTTCTTTTGTGCCATGTTTGGTAACAAAAAGCCAGACCGAGGCCCTAGTGGCTAAGATGGTAAACGAGATGGAAATAGATGCCGTTTACTGGAGCGGTACTCCCTGGAAGAAATCCTGGTGTCTTTGGCAGGGTTGATCTTCATTGCTGCCACAGCAGGTTTTCTGGCGTTCCAGTTCATCGTAAATGCCATTTATGAGGAGGAGTATGAGAGAGATGTGGCCTGGATAGCCAAGCAAAGCAGGCTTTTGTCCCCTACCTATGAGGAGGATGAGGACACTGAGGATGAAGACATGGATGATGACATGGAGGATGAGGACCAGGAAGAATTGGAGAACCagatggaggaggcagaggaataCAGGGCAGAAGATGAGGTGCGCATGGAAGAGGGTGCCAGAGCTACCTTCCTCATTGACTTAGCAACCTTTACCTGTAAGTTACCCATGGCCCTTAATCTGGATTCAGGTTGGGTGTTTTCTTAACCACATCCAGAGTAAACACCACATCAGAGTTGGGCTCATTTCTCAGTACCATTCCTGACTCTTAACCCTCCCCCTCTCCACTCAGCTACcatcctcctcccattcctcaaGCTGCACCCCCACCTTCCCTTTATGCACCTTTGCTCTATCTACTCAGCTTCCTTCCCTGCACCCCTTAAGCAACTTTCCACTCCCTGCACCCATCCCCCTCCATACTAGCCTTTTCTTACCATccctctcccagctccctcccCCTGTCATTTTAGCTTGTTCTCCCTGCTACCATCCAGCTCCCTGTacccattttgtatttttcttctccctgcccccatccccgACTGCTCCCTTTTTGCAactttcttctccctgcccccgCCCTTGCACCTGCTCCTGCCCCCCTTTTCGCGCCTTTCTTCTGCCTGCCCCATCCCCCTGCCTGCTCCACTTTTCAcaactttcttctccttcccccatcctccTAGCATCTCCCCTTTTtgcacctttcttcttcctgccccatcctcctccctgcccccattttTGCACCTTTCATCTTCCCGCACCCATCCCCCTCCCTGCTCCcgttttttagtttctttcttctccctgaaccatccccctctcctctcccttttttctgcctttcttctccaagcCCCCATCCCCCTCGCTgttcccctctttcctctttcttctccttgccATATCTCCCTGACTTTTTCCCCTTttgtccctttcttctccctgccctgctcccctTTTTGTacctttcttctccctgcccccatcccctgACTGCCCCCTTTATCTGCACCcgccttctcccttcccccatcctcccccacctcccctttttgCTCTTTTCTCCTCCAAGCCCCACCCTCCCTACTCTTTTATGCCTTCCTTATCCTTGCTCCCATCCTTGTCTGCCCCCCTTTCCCGtaccctccttctcccttctcccttcccccatcctcccagctccccttttTGCCCTTCTTCTCCAagccccaccctcccccaccttttTATCCCTTCCTTATCCCTGCCCCCATCCCTGTGTTTGTTCCTCTCTTTgcaactttcttttctctgtccccgCCCTTGCACCTGCTCTCCCTTttgtccctttcttctccctgtccCCATCCCCCTGCCTGCATCCCCTTCTCGCGCCTTTTTCCCTCGCCATCCCCCTCCCCGCTCCGCATTTtagttcctttcttctccctgccccatCCCCCTGCCTGCTCCCCTTTTTGCAACTTTCTTCTACCTTACCCCATCCTCCtagcatctcccccttttgtgtCTTCCTTACCGCTGCACCCATCCCCCTGCCTGCTTCCCCTCCTCGCGCCTTTTTTCCCTGCCCATCCCCCTCCCCGCTCcgcattttagtttctttcttctccctgccccatCCCCCTGTATGCTCCCATTTTtacccctttcttctccaagcccCACCCTTTTATGCCTTCCTtatccctgcccccatccccgTGTTTGCTCCTCTTTTTGcaactttcttttctctgcccctGCCCTTGCACCTGCTCTCCTTTttgtccctttcttctccctgcacccatccccctccctgccccattTTTACACCTTTCATCTTCCAACACCCATCcccctgccttttttctccctccccatccccctaccTGCTCcctttttcctccatttcttctcccTGACCCAACCTGTGCCTACTACCCTTTTTgtgcctttcttctctctgccccttcctcctgcATTCTCCCATTTTTGCACCTTCTCCCTtaccccatcctcctcttcaaTCCCATTTTTGCATCTTTCTTCTCCAAGCCCCATCCCCCACCTGCTCCCCTTTTTGCGTGGTTTTTACCCCTGCACCCTTCCCCCTGCCTGTTCCACTTTTTTGTGCCTTTCTtttccctgcccccatccccctACCTGtacctctttttctgtctttcttctttctcccccaaCGCCCTGCCTGCTCCCCCTTTTCGGCATTTCTCCTCCTGGCCCCCATACCACCCTGCTCCACTTCTTGTGCCCTTTTTCTCCAAACCTCATCCCCCAACTGTTGCCTTTTGTGCCTTTCCTTTCTCCGCTCCCTCCCCCACAGCTCCCCCTCTGTGTGTCCCACCTCTCTTTCCATCCTCCTAtccccttccctgctcccttttTTTGTGACTttctcctctgctccccacccccttcttgcTCCCATTTTTGCACCTTTttgtccctctctttttcccagcTCCCCTCCCCATCACTGCTCCCCTTTTTGagccttttctctccctgctctgtccTCCTTCCATTTTAGCTTCCTTTTCTACCTCCTAAcatcccctccctgctccccttttTTTTGTGCCTTTCCTCTCCAGCACCCATCCCCttacctcttcctcttttcctgccttttatCCCTGTGCTCCCATTCCAATCCCTACTCTCACCCCCTCCCTGATCCCCTTTTCCTGTCtcaactcttccttcttccctcccccttcctgctcATCTTTTTGCATAGTTCCTCTCCCAGTTCCCCTTAACCTTCCTGCTCCTCTTTTCCAGCCTTtcttctccctgctccctcccctccctcgtCCAGTTTTCATACCTTAGTTCTTCCAgatcccctccccttccatgcTTCCATTTTTGCACTTTAATCCccagttcccctccccctccctgctctccctttTTCGGCCTTTATTCCCCAGAGCCTCTCCCCTCCATACTCCCCTTTTTTGTGCTGTTCAGCTCCCTTCCCAGCTCCCCTGTTAGTGATTTCCCTTCCTTACCTCTCCCTGATCTCTCACTCCCCTGCTTCCCTTTTGGGCCTTcctttccttcatctcttctaCCTGTACCCCTTTTAGCCCCTTTCTTGTCCCCTCCCTGCCTTCATTTTTGcccccttttttttcctgctccctccctccccctgctcccTCTTTCCATGCCTTTCCTCCCCTGGCTCCCATCTCCCCCTTTTTTACACACTTCTGCtccctgagccctctctctcATGGCTCCCTTTTCTGTGCCTTatctctccctgctcccctcttcttgcctttcttttccacattttgcttcttcacttccctcccttcACTCACCTGTTTCCCTGCCCCCTTCTTGCTTCTCTTGTCTCCTAATTCCTTTACCCTtatccctctcctcttcctatctccctcccactccataCTACCCTGATTTCCCtgccccttcctgcttctcttatCTCCTAAGTCCTTTGCCCCTATCCCTCTCCCcgtcccatctccctccctctccctactACCCTGATTTCCTCACcaccctgctctctgcctcttttcttttccttttctatcatctcctcctcccctgtcAATTCCCTCACTCCACTCTCCCtcttaccttcccctccccctccttgtgctcccttcctgcctctgctccctgtccCATCTTACCACTCCAATTTATTAagccctcttcctttttctctccccatccctcccccacctctgctcttctctcttcctgccctccacctcctgcctctcccctagaCTCATTCCTTTTTTccacccttccctcttttccatctttccctccctgctccctcacTTACTGCTCCTTCCTCCTTACATCTCTACTTTCTTGctgcctctcctccttttctctgtccttcaccccctctcttccctccccctctctgatGTCCTGCTTCCCTCTCTATCtgtgcttctacttcctgcctctcctcctctttgctcctcccctctcccactctcGGCTCTCCTTCACATCTTCCTTACCTCTCCTtattccccctcctcttcttacACCTCCATATTTGTCCTTTCCATCCCCTTTCCCCATCCATCAATCATCCCCTCTCCCtctatgctcccctccctttcctgttccctttgctgtctctcttccccctcttccctttcctctcccatcccTTGCCCCACTTTGTTTTTCCTACTGCctgttcccctcctcctgcctcattcccTTACCTACTTCATGCCTCCTTCTGTGTatgtctcctctcctcctttccctctctccacttccttgTTACTCTCTGATCCTTCTTCCCTTCTGTCACCCACTTCCCTTATGCTCCATCTCCCCTGTTCATcacccatttcctcccttccctctctcctctgcttttcctttctcactcctctttctttttcaccctttcctctcccattcCCCTCTATCTTCATCCACATCCCCTTTCCCCTCTGGATCCCCCTTTCCAGTGGtactccctcctcccatttctcccttcccttttccccttttgtttccCTCCGTCTtccatctcccttcttcccttcttcccctctccctcctcccttcactctctccttcccatcccctctccaagtcctcttctttttctcttccacccTCCTCTTTAAAGGGAGGTCCCATCTAGGAGGCAAGGAAAAGAGCAGAATGGGAAAGTCAGAGCTGTGGGCAGACAAAGCTGAATTCAGATAAGGCTAGGTATCTGAGGATCCTGGAATCCAGCCAACAGGGGCTTATGTAGCCCTAGGTAACCAGGAAGAACAAAGTGGTAGTGAAGTTCTTTGCCTCTGTTGGAGCATCTTTCTCAAATGCAGGCCGTGTCGAGAGCTTGCCTAACCTTGTTGAATAATAGTAGAGTCTGAAAAGTAGATGCCagtggttttttatttatttttttagacagattAGTACTTTGTTGGTTATATTCtgctaaaaatacaaaaaatacagACTGGAGATTTTGATACCCTTCTGTCCCATGGGTTATGAATAATGTATACAGGAAAAGCTGTCaacatgcatatttattttagGATGAAGACATGTTGGGACATAGACATGTTGCTAAATTGTTCTCTCTTGTTCATGTTTATGTTCTCCAGGTGTTCTTGACTGTAAACTAAGGAAGAATATAATCAGGTTTAATGTGTTTAATTTCTTCCGTGAGCGTAATTTCCTGGTGTCTATACCAGTAGAATCGGAAGAGCCAATTGAATGTGAGTGTGAAGATGCTGACGAAGAAGCTGCTGAAGCTGcccaggagaaggaagaggaaggagatgaaaCTGCAAAACTGGAAGGGGAGTTGAAAGAGGACCTGGACTCCACAGAGGACTCCCTGCCTTAGGAACACAGGTACTGGCTGCTCCCACTAACCATTCCTAACATAGCTCTGGGACTAAGAGCTTCAtggtttttgaaatatgtttttgGCAAACAAAACAGTTgttaaatattcatattattaaatattaaatgaaatattaaatttatttaagattAAACTAAAATAGTTTACCATCCATAATGCGCTCATATGTTAAGCAGGAGTCAGTTGTTTGTAGATGCAAGTACTTTAGACTAACTAAGAGATTGCTTACTATGGATGGGAAATTTTAGACTTGgtagtaaaagaaaatgaagagaaattctgTCTGTTGTTCTTATGGTGCTGATAAAAgttggaaaaaaatttaagtgtttcAAGTGAAATCGCATCTTACGATTCATTTGTAAATTCTCAGCctagttttgattttgattttactatcttaaatgacataaaactaaaaaatacatACAGTTTTTACTGAATTGGGAATTAGGCATTATATTTCCTGTGTTCATCTTTGactctttttgtctttctgaattttCCCATTTCTAGGTCTggctttaaaaagatgaaattttgtattaaaaaaatctttttcaaatttaatttttgatttaaaCTTTTGATTCAATTttagcttaaaatattttatatttatttatttattatgtatacaatattctgtctgtgtgtatgcctgcaggacagaagagggcaccagacctcattacagatggctgtgagccaccatgtggttgctgggaattgaactcaggacctttggaagagcaggcaatgctgaGCCAatgagagttttattttattttattttattttatttttggtttttcgagacggtttctctgtggctttggagcctgtcctggaactagctcttgtagaccaggctggtctcgaactcacagtgatccgtctgcctctgcctcccgagtgctgggattaaaggcgtgtgccaccaccacccagctaaatgaGAGTTTTAAAGAGAtgaaaatctcattttaaagAGGTAACATCTAAGTAGCTGGGGGCCTAAGGAGTATGCAGGGctgatatataaacatataaagttTTGTGCTCTGAGAAGcaataaagagaaagacaaaacaggCCTTTACAGTGATTGACAGTAGGATAGTGAGGTTGATAGGACCAGATTACAGAAGCTATCAAACTTATGGGAACTCTGATAACTAAAGATTGGTTagggaagaacagaaaggaagtgTTTTAGTTTTTACTTGTTGAGAGACAATGGCAATTCATAGAATTGGAAGTCAGCAGTGCCTTTTAAAGGGATACAAATATTGCTTGTCTCTTACTTCCTCCTACAGTTGCAAAgcccagaagaaagaaatggatggaggaagaggaaatggttTTTACTTGTTTTCTCAGTTTTAGTAGTCTAGACAACTGattttgttctaaagtttatTATGCCGATGTCATCAACAGACATCTGATCACACAGTAACCTTTTATAGATAAATAAGGCTATGTTTgttcatgttaaaaataaaagtttgacttGCATTAATTACAGTCCTTTTATGTTAATGttaattcacatttttaaaaagctattcgGTTTTGccccattttgaaaaagaaaagcaattagcTTATCAGGATACTAAATAATACTGATGGGTCACTCTgaaccaccagcagcagcagctgaaaaCTTGCTAAGTATACATTCTCAGACTCTACTCCAGACTTACTGAATCCGAGATCCTTAAGGCAGACCTTCAGGCAAGAATTCCTAAGTCCTCTAATACTTCTGAGCACCTGACCCTCAGAGTACCACTGGCTTGCTGCAGTAGGGGAAAGACTTGGTAGAACAAGCCTTCCTTAGCTCCAGATGTAAGTAAGAAGTAAGTGGGAACATTTTTTGGAAAGATGTTAGTACTTTGGGGATGTGCCCTTAAAGGAGATATCAGGACCCTTCTGGCCTCTTATATTTTTGCTTCCTTACTGCCATAAGGCAAGGAGTTCAATCCATCACATCTTCCTTTGCTGGTATAAGTTGCTTGCCACCAGCGAAGACAGAGTTCATGAAAGAATGCACTTATTTCCCAAGGCAGCTGCAACAAAAGCACGAACTGTGTAGCTTTGAACAATAGTTCATTTGCTCATAGTTCTTACCACTGTAAATCTACAATAAAGTTGTTAGCAGAGTTATTCCTTCtggggaagctgagagagaagCTTGTCCTTTCCTCTATGCTGTCTCCTGGAGGTTGACACCAATTTTTGCTAACAACTGTTGAGCTGCAAATCCATCCTTCTGATATTTTTCTCCATCCTTGTGTAGTATTTTTCTTTGGATCTCTGTCTCTAGGTTTGTTCTTTATCAGGGTGTCAGTGAGTGAATTGAGGGTCCACCTTTATCCAGTATTATTTCATCCTAGCATTCTATTTGTAAATATTCTTAGGTCACACCCATGGAGTCTAAGAGGGGCTTCTGCAGCACATCTCTGTGCAGGACACCATTGAACTcatttgtagtgaggggctgcaggccaGCCTGCTTTTCGTTCCGCcaggctcctggccgcctgactagctcagccccagaaataacaacacacaaactgtattcttttaaacactgcctggcccattagtttcagcctcttactcacatcttgactaacccatttctaataatctgtgtaacaccacgaatggtgtcttaccgggaaagattcagcacgtctgaccttgtggctggcttcattgcatctgtctccctgaagagaggcatggcggtctggctcagagagcagaggcatggtgatttattaacttcccttcccagcattctgttctgtctactccgcccacctaagggctggccaatcaaatgggccaggcagtttctttattagccaatgagagtcctccatcactcatTAAGGTATGATGGGGAGCCCACCCGGTCATAACCATTCAGACACAGTTTATAGCCAACTGAAGTCTTAATTTGAAGCAACTGTGACACCCAGGCATACCGGGACCCACGTGTATCCCtgaatatttagaaaaagaagtTTTAAGGGCAAAAAGCTACATCCTGGTATCTCATTTTGCAGCTCCAGCAGGGACGCTTTACACAAGCAAGTACCTTAACAGAAGTTGAGATAAGCAGCTACCTGGAGAAGGTTCTGCACATGCAGGCAGTTTAATGGAAACTAAGTTATCTGGGGTTTCTTGATTTCAGTTTTCTCGAACAGAGTTGGGAAATTTTCTatgggattctccatcaaggaaatcaaattctagttaaacctaACATAacctcagcaagaatacaagatggagaaACCTTTGCAATACCTGCCCCGTCACAAAGGAACAAAGATTGGGTGGTGGTCATAAAATACAGATAAAGGGAAAAACAGGGGAAATGTAAAACGATAACTTTATCATGTTTGTGGTGAAAGgcgcatgcacacgtgtgtgtgtgtctgtgtgaatttCCTTTATATGCTGCTTATCTTCATAATTCTTTCTGAACGCTAATTGCatccttctatatatgtatatgtacatatgtatgtgtgtacaaatatatgtatttatgtacaaaCATAACATTCAGAAAGAATTATGAAGAAGATAAATACCATATTAAAGACAGagttcttttaaatttcctctttaatTATAAAAAGTTCCGAACCTGCAAAAatgtatgtatactattatatccaTGTGCTCATCATCCAATCTATCAGCACACCTAGAAAAAAAGGATTGAACTAAAGCTGAATTCTACCTTTTGTTCTACAAATGCTAACTACTGCCTTTAATATGGTATTTATCTTCTTCATAATTCAATTCTACGTGTGCTGACCTAAGGAAAATGAGTGGCATTGCTGAACAGAGTAATGGGTTGGAAATGataaggattttattttaagtagGAGTCTGGTTTCTACATTTAGATAAGGCTGCCTAGATTCCTGCTTATTGGCCCCAATAGTGCAATAGCATTTTGCATGTTATATAATAGCATATTTCATAGCCTAGTTTAAATTGACATTTTTTGTATGTGACCATCTCTTTACACCCCATAGAAAGTGACATTTTCAAGGTTTCAGATTACACATGCATTTACATGTTTCTTCTAAACAAGCtacactgcattttttttccttaggagtTGCTTGAAATGCTTGATAATAAGCAGTCTGCTTTTTGTTTAGATGTCTCTTCTTAACTCCAGCATCCTGTTACATTTCCAGGGTATTTGGGGTATTATTATATTGATGAAGGTGAGCAACAGGGATATGTAGGATTCTTAATTACTTAATGCAGCTTAGCaacattttctaataaaatattttaaattaaaattgtaaattaaTAACAGAATTGCCCTAATAAAGAAGATCTGTTTAAAGAAAGTTATAGATGGAAGATCAGTGAAGGGGAAAGGACAGGGCACAGACAAGGATACTAGCAGGCCTTATTATACTTTAATACAAGTTTGTCTCAATGTTTTGAGCATAGCCTTACTATCTCCCCACATGTTCTTCGGTAACACATATAGGCTGTAATTCTTTTAGagattgatgtaggtgtgtcttctatctatctgatgatttcattggataattaataaagaaactgcctggcccatttgatagaccgccccttaggtgggtggagtagacagaacaggaagaggaagtgaggtagaaggatcagtaagatgccacgcctctcctaagtgagacagactactgtgcctctcctgagagaggagacagacgcgatgaagctccagcccaagatggacgtaagctagaaacttcccggtaagacaccacttcgtggtgctacacagattattcgatatgcgttagtcaagatgtgaataagaggctgaaaataatgggccaggcagtgtttaaaagaatatagtttgtgtgttgttatttcgcgtgtaaaggtagccgtgcaggagccagggcagcaggaacgcagcccatctgctccccactacagaacggcgcccaacgtggataactgaatccacagaaagcctgagaaagcttgggaaagactagagtaaagcatgttttcttgataacagcaatttctcgggtctgagcaagcgctctcatctaagagaggcttcctgactcagcttcagctgcaaaaccctgcagctcattaagaggtcctgccacaaaacacttaaatggtgttgatgaaaagcttttcagttttcagccatagcaggaaaaaagctgtgctgttttaaaatgccggctttctgggtcatcctaccagggcaaactctgactctttcaagcagccggtcctgactatggagcttttgagtgttgtttaacactattgcagcttgcttgctggcagggaccttgaactgccacagagttgtggtgataaacatgggtaCAGCTGGTACCGCTGCCATGagtctggaaagctaaggaatgggctggatctagctgtcaaagacACGGctctagtcctaccgatattgtttggtaaattaaagactcatataatcagaaaaagagagatatacaataaaagaaagattcaaagtcgaagaaaagtcaaaatggtttacaatgtgttggaaatatatgcagactaaaagttaaagttcttaaggaaaaaaggaagcagttgggtgtgatagcacacacctttaatcccaatgcctgggaggcagtgacagacaaatctctgtgagttcaaggtgtggttgcatacacgtttaatcccagcattggggaagcagaggcaagtagatctctgagagttcaaggacagcctggtctgcagagttattccaggtcaaagatatacagagaacttgtcaaaaaataaaaaataaaagtaaaaataaacgaaatagaggttaaaataaagccgtacaaagatggaaaatacacaaagaatcttgatgctgtatacgattatgctttctttgaattgtttgaatgctgaggaagaagcaacagctgctaaaagatatttgtttataaatgctgctgaactaatccaagatagatattttgaaaataccttgacttcagaatttggatctaaggatataatactttg is a window of Arvicola amphibius chromosome X, mArvAmp1.2, whole genome shotgun sequence DNA encoding:
- the LOC119804368 gene encoding LOW QUALITY PROTEIN: tumor rejection antigen P815A-like (The sequence of the model RefSeq protein was modified relative to this genomic sequence to represent the inferred CDS: substituted 1 base at 1 genomic stop codon) gives rise to the protein MFGNKKPDRGPSGXDGKRDGNRCRLLERYSLEEILVSLAGLIFIAATAGFLAFQFIVNAIYEEEYERDVAWIAKQSRLLSPTYEEDEDTEDEDMDDDMEDEDQEELENQMEEAEEYRAEDEVRMEEGARATFLIDLATFTCVLDCKLRKNIIRFNVFNFFRERNFLVSIPVESEEPIECECEDADEEAAEAAQEKEEEGDETAKLEGELKEDLDSTEDSLP